In the genome of Mytilus edulis chromosome 3, xbMytEdul2.2, whole genome shotgun sequence, one region contains:
- the LOC139517237 gene encoding perlucin-like protein isoform X2 — translation MNEIVKLSLYVFFQIYFFTVFCNCPSGWSRHDQSCYHVSRDSASWAEAMKMCEIHGSFLASIETVAEDQYMKTLLGAQRHTVSYWLGGSDWDNEGEWKWEPHAIPFNFSDWQRGQPNNVGNNEHCLSVHRLHHYEFTDDNCHYSQHYLCEKPDTNSTETEVLGK, via the exons ATGAACGAAATAGTTAAATTATCATTATAtgtcttttttcaaatttacttttttacaG TATTCTGTAACTGTCCAAGCGGATGGTCAAGACACGACCAATCATGTTACCACGTCAGTAGAGATTCAGCATCGTGGGCAGAAGCCATG AAAATGTGTGAGATACACGGAAGTTTCCTTGCAAGCATTGAAACTGTTGCTGAAGACCAGTACATGAAAACCCTACTTGGAGCTCAACGCCATA CTGTATCCTACTGGTTAGGTGGATCAGACTGGGACAACGAAGGTGAATGGAAATGGGAACCACATGCAATTCCATTTAATTTCTCCGACTGGCAGAGAGGACAACCAAACAATGTTGGAAACAATGAGCATTGTTTATCTGTCCACAGACTCCATCATTATGAGTTTACAGATGACAACTGTCACTATTCACAACACTACTTGTGTGAAAAGCC GGACACCAATAGCACAGAAACAGAAGTTCTaggaaaatga
- the LOC139517237 gene encoding perlucin-like isoform X1: MNEIVKLSLYVFFQIYFFTVFCNCPSGWSRHDQSCYHVSRDSASWAEAMKMCEIHGSFLASIETVAEDQYMKTLLGAQRHTSSFWLGGSDWDNEGEWKWEPHAIQMKFTNWHKGQPDNSGGKEHCLSVHRSYRYEFVDNNCHDSQHYLCEKPDTNSTETEVLGK; encoded by the exons ATGAACGAAATAGTTAAATTATCATTATAtgtcttttttcaaatttacttttttacaG TATTCTGTAACTGTCCAAGCGGATGGTCAAGACACGACCAATCATGTTACCACGTCAGTAGAGATTCAGCATCGTGGGCAGAAGCCATG AAAATGTGTGAGATACACGGAAGTTTCCTTGCAAGCATTGAAACTGTTGCTGAAGACCAGTACATGAAAACCCTACTTGGAGCTCAACGCCATA CTTCCAGCTTTTGGTTAGGTGGATCAGATTGGGACAACGaaggagaatggaaatgggaaccACATGCAATTCAAATGAAGTTCACCAACTGGCACAAAGGACAACCAGACAATAGTGGAGGCAAAGAGCATTGTTTATCTGTACACAGATCCTACCGTTACGAGTTTGTCGATAACAACTGTCACGATTCACAACACTACTTGTGTGAAAAACC GGACACCAATAGCACAGAAACAGAGGTTCTTGGAAAATGA
- the LOC139517239 gene encoding regulator of microtubule dynamics protein 1-like, whose translation MSTFFKYNSNLMMVLGTGLCVGVGGTILYFKLTSAFLREIHRLSSSIETLKAEISILNEKLEGKSKWRKKRSGYYSVISASSGDETDNYEDALGGSSEFETPTEGDSDTEDIVKVEQSADVTALYKEIDTFIDGGETEKLKAYELLQNNKTKYSTDADFHWRLAKCTYQLAQIEGGKGNVEKKKEMLYSAKDTAERALHLNQKSANSHKWYSITLGSIGDYEGTQNKIKNGYTFKEHIEKAIELNKKDPSNHHLLGRWCYGVYMLSWLERKAAATLFATPPTSTAGEALTHFLEADRLNPGVWKENLLYIGKCYVELGKYPEAVEWLEKASLLPVVSQDDKTAEIEIESILAKYGGK comes from the exons atgtcaaccttttttaagtataattcCAACCTCATGATGGTGCTAGGTACAGGTTTATGTGTTGGTGTAGGAGGAACCATTCTTTATTTCAAACTAACGAGCGCTTTCTTGAGAGAAATCCATAGACTGTCGTCGTCAATAGAAACTTTGAAAGCAGAAATCAGTATtcttaatgaaaaacttgaaggAAAGTCAAAATGGAGAAAAAAGCGATCTGGATACTATTCAGTGATCAGTGCAAGTAGTGGTGATGAAACTGACAATTATGAAGATGCTCTAGGAGG ctCCAGTGAATTTGAAACTCCAACAGAAGGTGATTCTGATACTGAAGATATAGTAAAAGTTGAACAAAGTGCTGATGTCACTGCCCTGTATAAAGAGATTGATACATTCATAGATGGGGGAgaaacagaaaaattaaaagcATATGAACTTCTTCAAAACAACAAAACTAAG tattcaACTGATGCTGATTTCCATTGGAGATTAGCCAAGTGTACATATCAGTTAGCACAGATAGAAGGAGGGAAAGGAaatgttgaaaagaaaaaagaaatgctTTACTCAGCCAAAGACACAGCTGAAAGGGCCTTACATCTCAATCAGAAATCAGCTAATTCACACAAATG gtATTCCATAACATTAGGAAGTATTGGTGACTACGAAGGAACACAGAACAAGATAAAGAATGGTTATACATTTAAG GAACATATAGAGAAAGCCATAGAACTCAACAAAAAGGACCCATCTAATCATCATTTACTAGGAAGATGGTGCTATGGT GTATATATGTTATCTTGGTTAGAGAGGAAGGCAGCAGCTACACTATTTGCTACACCACCTACCTCAACAGCTGGTGAAGCTTTAACACACTTTTTAGAG GCAGACAGGCTCAACCCAGGAGTATGGAAAGAAAACTTATTATACATTGGAAAG TGTTATGTAGAACTAGGAAAGTACCCTGAAGCTGTAGAATGGTTAGAAAAAGCCAGTCTTCTGCCTGTAGTTAGTCAAGAT GACAAGACAGCAGAAATTGAAATAGAATCAATACTGGCAAAATATGGGGGAAAGTGA